In a genomic window of Bacteroidales bacterium:
- a CDS encoding ATP-binding protein, translating into MEKADIKRVIIAQKETTGNVSFVERDRRIQERTLGSDRFIRIIAGVRRCGKSTLMEQIKGASGEKNYAINFDDNRLTGFSSDDFEKLYESFHELYDPEKTWYFDEIQNIEGWEKFIRRLHNQRHKVFITGSNARMLSADLGTHLTGRYIQSELFPFSFTEFLRFRKITIKNDTLLSPAKTTILKKAYWEYVVTGGFPEYLFSRNPDYLNTLYENIIYKDVVARYNIKNIRTLIEMTHFLISNISKETSYNALKNIFGLSNAITVKEYIGYLEDCYLLFSVSKFDYSLKKQLVNPKKIYCVDHGLANSISFRFSENAGRQLENIIFLHLRRKTAGIYYHKNKYECDFLVVNKLKVIQAIQVCHTIADPETRDRELKGLLEAMDNYKLDKGFIITDDEEETIEKNGFMIYIVPAWKFLLDEDDLRE; encoded by the coding sequence ATGGAAAAAGCAGATATAAAGAGAGTTATCATAGCCCAAAAGGAAACTACAGGAAATGTCAGCTTTGTGGAAAGAGATAGACGTATTCAGGAAAGAACCCTGGGTAGTGATCGTTTTATCAGAATAATTGCAGGGGTACGAAGGTGTGGAAAATCAACACTGATGGAGCAGATCAAGGGAGCATCCGGTGAAAAAAACTACGCCATCAATTTTGACGATAACCGTCTGACAGGATTCAGCAGCGATGATTTTGAAAAACTTTACGAATCCTTTCACGAGCTGTATGATCCGGAAAAGACCTGGTATTTCGATGAAATACAGAACATCGAGGGCTGGGAAAAATTCATCAGAAGGCTTCACAATCAGAGGCACAAGGTATTTATTACGGGTTCCAATGCCAGGATGCTCAGCGCCGACCTGGGCACCCATCTGACGGGACGGTATATTCAGTCGGAGCTTTTCCCATTCTCATTTACCGAGTTTTTACGCTTCAGGAAGATCACCATTAAAAATGACACCCTGCTTTCTCCTGCCAAAACAACCATATTAAAGAAAGCTTACTGGGAATACGTAGTAACGGGAGGATTTCCCGAATATCTTTTTAGCCGGAATCCTGATTACCTGAACACATTGTATGAAAACATCATTTACAAGGATGTCGTTGCCAGGTACAACATTAAAAATATCCGAACCCTGATCGAAATGACCCATTTCCTGATCAGCAATATATCAAAGGAAACCAGTTATAATGCACTTAAGAATATATTCGGACTTTCCAATGCTATAACCGTCAAAGAATATATCGGTTATCTGGAAGACTGTTATCTGCTGTTTTCAGTCAGTAAATTTGATTATTCCCTGAAGAAACAGCTGGTCAATCCCAAAAAGATCTATTGTGTCGATCACGGCCTGGCAAACAGCATATCGTTCCGTTTCAGTGAAAACGCCGGGCGGCAGCTGGAAAACATAATTTTTTTACATCTCCGGAGAAAAACGGCGGGCATCTATTACCATAAAAATAAATATGAATGTGATTTTCTTGTTGTAAATAAGCTAAAAGTGATCCAGGCCATTCAGGTTTGCCATACCATTGCGGATCCGGAAACCAGGGATCGGGAACTGAAAGGCTTGCTGGAAGCGATGGATAATTATAAACTTGACAAAGGATTTATCATCACCGACGATGAAGAAGAAACCATTGAGAAAAATGGTTTCATGATTTATATAGTACCGGCCTGGAAATTCCTTCTTGATGAGGATGATCTGAGGGAGTAA